From one Babesia bovis T2Bo chromosome 3, whole genome shotgun sequence genomic stretch:
- a CDS encoding DNA topoisomerase family protein — protein MESVLNVAEKPSVARSISDILSGGRMRSEMSNARTNPVYSFTAPLEGRHCKMYFTSVRGHLMEIDFDARYRNWQRTPIESLFCAPIQAAVSSNCKDIEKNLLHYARMCSKLVLWLDCDREGEAIAYEVMAVCQRVNSAIAIRRAIFSAVTRHEIETACATLREPNPNLAQAVEARQEIDLRIGSSMTRFMTTRYRERIDTESKVLSYGPCQLPTLGFVVDRFFKIESFQPESFWSIQVFIESGGKDYLFRWDRVKLFDRLAVLTLYEACLENPMAKVTHVSNRSTKRYPPLPLDTVEMHKDAAMHLKISSHESMRLAESLYNKGYVSYPRTETNVFPSSMNLRDLVGMFSSHPLFGEYANRLLQGEIIPRKGNKNDEAHPPIHPVKPLRREEAESPQSWDLYVYITRRFLACCSPAAVGDESIVFLDISGEGFHAKGLVVRERNWLDIYPYASWNGTPIPAMEEGQELMPSRILLSDGCTRPPGLLTETDLIDLMNKHGIGTDATMHEHIQKVQDRRYVKKESNFTLIPTNLGKALYNAFKSYAHQQIDLTKPNLRALMESDICAIAEGSQDKGDVVNKYSQQMRQIYLHIEGSIGAFDESMNGLQDVSPDAAPMPIYQVIR, from the exons ATGGAGTCAGTGTTGAATGTTGCTGAGAAGCCTTCTGTGGCTCGTAGTATATCGGACATTCTTTCGGGAGGTCGTATGCGTTCT GAGATGAGCAATGCACGTACCAATCCTGTATATTCGTTTACGGCTCCCCTCGAGGGTCGTCATTGCAAAATGTACTTCACTTCAGTTCGAGG TCACTTAATGGAGATTGATTTTGACGCtagatatcgcaattgGCAGCGTACTCCTATAGAAAGTTTATTCTGTG CTCCTATTCAAGCTGCAGTATCGTCTAATTGCAAGGACATTGAGAAGAACCTTTTACACTATGCTAGGAT GTGCAGCAAACTCGTTCTTTGGTTGGATTGTGACCGTGAGGGTGAGGCCATTGCTTATGAG GTGATGGCTGTATGTCAGCGTGTAAACTCTGCGATAGCAATTCGCCGTGCTATTTTTTCTGCTGTCACTC GTCACGAAATTGAAACTGCGTGTGCCACTTTACGTGAACCTAATCCTAATTTAGCTCAG GCAGTTGAGGCTAGGCAGGAGATTGACCTACGTATTG GTTCTTCCATGACTAGATTTATGACCACTCGATATCGTGAGCGCATAGATACTGAGTCTAAGGTTTTGAG TTACGGTCCTTGTCAGCTTCCTACGTTAGGATTTGTGGTTGATCGTTTTTTCAAGATAGAGAGTTTCCAGCCTGAATCCTTTTGGTCCATTCAGGTGTTTATAGAGTCTGGTGGGAAGGACTACTTATTCCGTTGGGACCGCGTGAAGTTATTTGACCGTTTGGCGGTGCTTACTTTATATGAGGCGTGTCTGGAGAATCCTATGGCTAAGGTTACTCAT GTATCCAACAGATCAACTAAGCGTTATCCTCCATTACCTTTGGACACTGTGGAGATGCACAAGGATGCTGCAATGCATCTTAAGATATCTTCACATGA GAGCATGCGTCTTGCTGAATCATTGTACAACAAGGGTTATGTCAGTTACCCTCGCACTGAGACGAATGTATTTCCATCAAGTATGAATTTGCGTGATTTGGTTGGCATGTTCTCTAGTCATCCTCTATTTGGTGAATATGCCAATCGCCTTTTGCAAG GTGAAATAATCCCGCGTAAGGGCAATAAAAACGATGAGGCGCATCCGCCTATCCATCCTGTAAAGCCTCTAAGGCGTGAAGAGGCTGAATCACCTCAGAGCTGGGATctctatgtatatatcacacGTCGATTTCTTGCTTGTTGCAGTCCTGCTGCCGTTGGTGATGAATCAATAGTATTTTTGGATATTTCCGGCGAAGGTTTCCACGCTAAGGGCCTAGTAGTTCGTGAGCGCAACTggctggatatatatccatatgcCTCATG GAACGGGACTCCCATTCCTGCTATGGAGGAGGGTCAGGAGTTAATGCCATCTAGGATACTGTTATCTGATGGTTGCACGCGTCCTCCTGGTTTATTGACGGAAACCGATTTGATTGACCTTATGAACAAGCATGGCATTGGTACTGACGCTACGATGCACGAGCACATTCAGAAGGTCCAGGACCGTCGTTACGTGAAAAAGGAGAGTAACTTCACGTTAATTCCTACTAACCTTGGTAAGGCCTTATACAATGCTTTTAAGAGCTATGCTCATCAACAAATTGACCTCACCAAGCCTAATCTGCGTGCTCTTATGGAGAGCGACATATGTGCCATAGCTGAGGGTTCGCAGGATAAGGGTGACGTGGTTAACAAATATTCTCAGCAGATGCGTCAGATAtatctacacattgaaGGTTCCATTGGCGCCTTTGACGAGTCTATGAATGGGTTACAGGACGTTTCACCTGACGCCGCTCCTATGCCTATATACCAGGTTATTCGGTAG
- a CDS encoding putative translation elongation factor Tu, producing the protein MLVASRCLFGVLPCAAESAVGASRQSTYLACNLGVGVARRGCVSVVRCPSSDSSYGLLSWSFGNVSSMRGSIIGSRRYFAIGTFVRTKEHLNIGTIGHVDHGKTTLTAALTKVCSMGGHGEYTPYEAIDRAPEERKRGITINSTHVEYETKNRHYGHVDCPGHSDYVKNMISGAAQMDGAILVVSCVDGPMPQTKEHVLLAKQIGVPRLVVFLNKLDMLEDSELLELVELEVRELLSEFGYDGDNTPIVRGSAIKALNSSSEADIKPIQDLLDACDAFLLTPERKDDMPLLVAIDDVLAIPGKGTVVTGRIEQGKIRCGDPIEVCGGPKSGKKTVCVGLEMFRKSLSEGIAGDQIGVLLKGVKRDEVERGFVLIQPGSYKCHGEFDADLYVLTTEEGGRKHPFVSNYRPQAFIRTGDVCCSVHLDEGVEMAAPGDNVRCKIKLLYPMPVHEGLRFALREGGRTVASGLITKVY; encoded by the coding sequence ATGTTGGTAGCTTCTCGTTGTTTGTTTGGTGTATTGCCTTGTGCTGCTGAGTCTGCAGTCGGCGCTTCGCGTCAATCTACGTATTTAGCTTGCAATTTGGGTGTTGGTGTTGCGCGTCGTGGTTGTGTATCGGTTGTTCGTTGTCCCAGTAGTGATTCATCGTATGGTTTGTTATCTTGGAGTTTTGGCAATGTGTCTTCTATGCGTGGAAGCATTATAGGGTCTCGTCGTTACTTTGCGATTGGTACCTTTGTGCGCACTAAGGAGCATTTGAATATCGGTACTATAGGTCACGTTGACCATGGTAAGACTACATTGACAGCTGCATTGACCAAGGTCTGTTCGATGGGTGGTCATGGCGAGTACACTCCTTATGAAGCAATTGACCGTGCTCCTGAGGAGCGTAAACGTGGTATTACTATAAATTCGACACATGTTGAATATGAGACTAAGAACCGTCATTACGGTCACGTGGACTGTCCAGGTCACTCTGATTATGTGAAGAACATGATATCTGGCGCTGCTCAGATGGATGGTGCCATATTGGTTGTTTCTTGTGTTGACGGTCCCATGCCTCAGACTAAGGAACACGTGCTGCTTGCTAAGCAGATTGGTGTGCCACGTTTAGTTGTGTTTTTGAACAAGCTTGATATGTTAGAGGACTCTGAGCTATTGGAGTTGGTGGAGTTAGAGGTTCGTGAGTTATTGAGTGAGTTTGGTTACGACGGTGACAACACGCCTATCGTTCGTGGCAGTGCTATAAAGGCATTGAACAGTAGTTCCGAGGCTGACATTAAGCCAATTCAGGATTTATTGGATGCGTGTGATGCCTTTTTACTGACTCCAGAACGTAAGGATGACATGCCGCTCTTGGTTGCTATTGACGATGTTCTTGCCATTCCTGGCAAGGGTACTGTTGTAACCGGTAGGATAGAGCAGGGCAAGATTCGTTGTGGTGACCCTATTGAGGTTTGCGGCGGTCCGAAGTCCGGCAAGAAGACTGTGTGTGTTGGTCTTGAGATGTTCCGCAAGAGTCTCAGTGAGGGTATTGCTGGTGACCAGATTGGTGTTTTGCTCAAGGGTGTGAAGCGCGACGAGGTAGAGCGCGGGTTTGTATTGATTCAGCCCGGTAGTTACAAATGTCACGGTGAATTTGATGCTGACTTGTACGTGTTGACTACGGAGGAAGGTGGACGCAAGCATCCGTTTGTGTCTAACTACCGTCCTCAGGCGTTTATACGTACTGGAGACGTTTGCTGCTCAGTTCATTTGGATGAGGGTGTTGAGATGGCAGCTCCTGGTGACAACGTGCGTTGCAAGATCAAGTTACTTTATCCCATGCCTGTCCATGAAGGTTTACGATTTGCGCTTCGTGAGGGCGGTCGTACAGTTGCCTCGGGGTTAATCACAAAGGTGTACTGA
- a CDS encoding Translation machinery associated TMA7 family protein: MPAGTQGGKKKPLKAPKKVVVTTDEDLEFKKRQAEEKKQLEAARKELLQKQAAKKK; encoded by the exons ATGCCTGCTGGTACACAG GgtggtaagaagaagccTTTAAAGGCTCCAAAGAAGGTGGTTGTGACTACTGACGAAGACCTAGAGTTCAAGAAGCGTCAGGCTGAGGAGAAGAA ACAACTTGAAGCAGCTCGTAAGGAATTACTGCAGAAGCAAGCGGCTAAGAAGAAGTGA
- a CDS encoding splicing factor CC1-like family protein produces MVSADVADDDRQTSGRDRRERSLSRSHRRYKSRSVSRDHHRHRRRHSRRYSSSSSRSRSRHDRSSRRRSRDASLSRVHERSRHRSSRSGRSDRSSSRHRSHRRRDDRSKSRSEKVRLDPEELARIEHEKRRQREIEEAQREDLTVLVINLYLGADERKIYEVFSEHAGKVRDVQCVRDARSGRSKGVAYVEFYTQESVIKALAMNGFELNGQRIRVQSSQAEKNRAARAAKMIQQQTVEVADSPFTIQVTGLTGSLSSISEVEIRQMFSPFGNIISVEILRDPHSNLPLGQAYIKFKRTSEAKEAVTAMNGFDIGGQTIKVAYATGASAKGRLSTHGEVDIERLDEDGGGLISGATNKIALMHKLQRTSSDTNSHLSSGSSGDTNSGISSKPTCNITLSNMFSSSDPSVSEPTFFDEVEEDVNEECNKYGKVLKVYINRGVIDGKVWVKFGNVVDSTVAFRSLNGRVFAGNTIKAEYVTDEYWQRMVR; encoded by the exons ATGGTATCAGCTGACGTTGCAGATGACGACCGCCAAACTTCGGGTCGTGATCGTCGTGAGAGGAGTCTGAGTCGTTCACATCGTCGTTACAAGTCTCGTTCTGTTAGTCGTGATCATCATCGTCACCGACGTCGTCATTCTCGTCGTTACTCTAGCAGTTCCAGTCGATCTCGTAGTCGCCATGATCGTTCAAGTCGGCG GCGTTCTCGTGATGCATCTTTGAGTCGCGTTCATGAGCGTTCTCGTCATCGATCGAGTCGTTCTGGTCGTAGTGACCGTAGCTCATCTCGTCATCGTTCTCACCGGCGGCGTGATGATCGGAGCAAAAGTCGTTCTGAGAAGGTTCGCCTAGACCCTGAGGAGTTGGCTCGCATTGAGCATGAAAAGCGTCGTCAGCGTGAGATTGAGGAGGCTCAGCGTGAAGACTTGACTGTGTTGGTGATCAACTTATACTTGGGTGCTGATGAGCGTAAGATATATGAGGTGTTTAGTGAGCATGCTGGGAAGGTCCGTGACGTTCAGTGTGTTCGTGACGCTCGCTCTGGTCGTTCTAAGGGTGTTGCATATGTTGAATTTTACACTCAGGAGTCTGTGATCAAGGCTCTTGCTATGAACGGTTTTGAGTTGAACGGTCAGCGTATACGTGTTCAATCATCTCAGGCTGAGAAGAACCGTGCGGCTCGTGCTGCTAAGATGATTCAGCAGCAGACTGTTGAGGTAGCAGATTCTCCTTTTACAATTCAAGTAACTGGTTTAACTGGATCCCTATCATCGATCAGTGAGGTCGAGATTCGTCAGATGTTTTCTCCTTTTGGGAATATAATATCAGTTGAGATTTTACGTGATCCACATTCTAACTTACCTCTTGGTCAGGCTTACATCAAGTTCAAGCGTACATCGGAGGCTAAGGAGGCTGTTACTGCTATGAATGGCTTTGACATTGGCGGTCAGACTATAAAGGTTGCCTATGCTACCGGTGCTAGTGCCAAAGGTCGTTTATCGACTCACGGTGAGGTTGACATTGAACGTTTAGATGAGGACGGTGGTGGTCTTATATCTGGTGCCACCAACAAGATCGCATTGATGCACAAGTTACAGCGTACATCTTCGGATACCAATAGTCATCTCAGTTCTGGTTCATCG GGTGATACGAATTCAGGTATATCGAGCAAGCCTACTTGCAACATTACATTGAGCAATATGTTTAGTTCCTCAGACCCATCTGTTTCCGAGCCTACGTTTTTTGACGAGGTTGAGGAGGACGTGAACGAGGAGTGCAACAAGTACGGTAAGGTGTTGAAGGTTTACATCAACCGTGGTGTGATTGACGGCAAGGTTTGGGTTAAGTTTGGCAATGTAGTTGACTCCACAGTTGCATTTCGTAGTTTGAATGGCCGTGTGTTTGCTGGTAACACTATCAAGGCCGAGTATGTGACTGACGAGTACTGGCAGCGGATGGTGAGGTAG
- a CDS encoding putative 40S ribosomal protein S3Ae — MAVGKNKRVSKGKKGGKKKIVDPFLKKEWYTLKAPVMFHVRNFGQTLVSKTQGTKLATDGLRGRIYEVSLADLNADEDQSYRKIKLCCEDIQGRNCLTNFHGTSVTRDKLCSLIRKNYSLIEAFTDVKTTDGYTLRMFCIGYTKRRPGQLKSTCYIRSSRTRVVRRKMIEVMQREASTTSMREVVKKIIPESIGKEIEKACKSVFPLQNVLIRKIKVLKKPKFDLTKLMEVHTDISEETGHATKVEESEEAANLLTKELDAQEA; from the exons ATGGCGGTTGGAAAGAATAAGCGTGTTAGCAAGGGTAAAAAGGGtggtaagaagaagattGTTGATCCCTTTTTGAAGAAGGAGTGGTACACTTTGAAGGCTCCTGTTATGTTCCATGTGCGTAACTTTGGGCAGACGTTGGTTTCCAAGACCCAGGGTACCA AGCTTGCTACTGATGGTCTCCGTGGTCGTATCTATGAGGTTTCCCTGGCTGATTTGAATGCTGATGAGGACCAATCGTACCGCAAGATTAAGTTATGTTGTGAGGACATTCAGGGTCGCAACTGTTTGACTAACTTCCATGGTACCAGTGTGACTCGTGACAAGTTGTGTTCCTTGATTCGCAAGAACTACTCTTTGATTGAGGCCTTCACTGATGTGAAGACCACTGACGGTTACACTCTTCGCATGTTTTGCATCGGTTACACTAAAAGGCGTCCTGGTCAGCTTAAGAGCACTTGCTACATCCGTTCATCTCGCACTCGCGTTGTGCGTCGTAAGATGATTGAGGTTATGCAGCGCGAGGCATCTACCACATCTATGCGTGAGGTTGTGAAGAAGATTATTCCTGAATCGATCGGTAAGGAGATTGAGAAGGCTTGCAAGAGTGTGTTCCCTCTTCAGAACGTTTTGATTCGCAAGATTAAGGTGTTGAAGAAGCCTAAGTTCGACTTGACCAAGTTGATGGAGGTCCACACTGACATTTCTGAGGAAACTGGTCATGCCACTAAGGTAGAAGAGTCCGAGGAGGCTGCGAACCTTCTTACCAAGGAGTTGGACGCTCAGGAAGCTTAG
- a CDS encoding putative integral membrane protein produces the protein MRGRDKSSGRGSSRGRGVPPFLRLGRGVPLQFVPNAPKAGLPFPGGPRPPYPEAPVQIRQSPRYRGSPRLVPQRGIGTFGPNAVPMHPGFVPNMVPPMPQRATPLFRGPPLKVCEPPQGNTAISNNSGVPDSRKVYNRAVVPPRVNNRFRPLFVKSHIDLMHEFDSKRGGPRPGHVSDTTRNIRPLRDLDVRHRRVIRDYDKRRSSPRGPGTDAAHNRRVGSYNRGSSPDVSSDSLPSEESPRSASLESLIDHSEILSDTSAVYDALVVIREALSGVKLVLPSIFRVRNGFKLRPDEESMISTVEEVFRYLLFVHVASAHDAHPIFSEQKKSVRSISMVTPLIRFVGDRSNISVVNVGDLGNTLDLRPLRYNPNWFVVNWDESIQGGGSPVAAHGSPCYVRSFGNAPVDRSHCVLLRGISVKVFESLLKEVNVMCKSGSTSRQRVLRALGYYALFCEDDSFITLATSVISTLDIALQVEFYREIAQVLDTSRYNIGSFYMERYLERILPMCLAIPNPDAWSPSIKSIMQSVDTLRLGSRSSGSVATLLRMLKSWCNVFVFCEDSCMAVFSKCIQLVVQSADDSRIVVRGAAADLAVQIWLNPRGKEAMLKHIGYETVRILGCVSGVQSIKFNIWSDLLSPDSGGTLHLERALARGGQHDAVYTSLHSEEAKFLTAMLAADHDVIPYLMDWYLRKYCKVTKTVLALEKIAIIIRFAITVYPSIERSGVSHASANVGVFCCWMLGIAIGCSVGSGCLELANVKMALFVDWLFFNYQYNSSIIRLCCGPDAGAQFALVLSGMYVCRRLLVKELAKCIYAMTRSDIADNEHCARLGTLLGASAVLGFACNTAVDTFKRLIDYLLNAILHYHSEVGIVAVGVMSSIFLVSVLDLPKTGYTSISLQRALRTTLLGRMCTALDIFLEGTEVHISQVEDLETVYLMQPKSKLEPLNDTYTMVAAVNETRTQGCYDSMLKDILLQCYAMVLEYVINWDSLLAVYQGNHLTSDTLRANYEMQQIEAAQCPRLYTNVSMFNSEVEYDSIQEFTRQSGESSDLSEMVSSSSLSDISTDFEDDMSPQDIGEIAIENLASCGWGFNKQAPVGENAVDLDPGMQSSELRQIVQDYVHSSMDDVNKDYARDKLYMYLKQGLRTGPPNYCILLDPLYSLKIVHPQGALEFPYHVANAIDVIVSYLMETALQCLEDDVNKGASVDSILFKEWVVHIFNVFIRLFVSLYLAGELGLLWELLYYMGALTNAVEQWNGDDDVGFNLRKRTLVATTLVVNTLDSIASVQGTHRDAVVEHAIGHVVQWLESQSSEDISIVMGALVPLRYTLQAIFKNSYEHLGSLAAVFTLMVTLTPISTISVLLPKGFNVFRNGWLDSVDSSAYLQSVLGGRMGGPLRKRQCFICWQLVCRMFEQCFATDRMNEVLNRDRGFLQVAKQSHNQRNIGRVRYFTAEDTEPEERVPGCLLGSTSSLRNNFMKYQRGYTFENELFSNERIGTISAGLLDAVREGELSIMQIAIFSSFPILVHTIPTVPALCDVVDAASLLWNRKRYDTVAARFMSDMLAALISSWLTRFPHLIGQFKHRFDLLPKAIDQLISRYTNAGTVQFTFNSTIVKVRVEHLALLKDSL, from the coding sequence ATGCGCGGCCGTGATAAATCTAGTGGCCGAGGCAGTTCGCGTGGTCGCGGTGTACCGCCTTTCTTACGCCTTGGTCGTGGAGTTCCGTTACAGTTCGTCCCCAATGCTCCAAAGGCTGGGTTACCCTTCCCAGGCGGACCTCGTCCGCCGTATCCTGAGGCTCCCGTTCAAATTCGTCAGTCTCCTAGGTACAGGGGTTCTCCACGTTTAGTGCCTCAAAGGGGTattggcacttttggtCCGAATGCGGTGCCTATGCATCCAGGGTTCGTTCCTAATATGGTTCCACCGATGCCTCAACGTGCCACTCCGCTATTTAGGGGTCCTCCATTAAAGGTTTGTGAGCCACCCCAAGGTAATACCGCTATATCAAATAATTCCGGTGTGCCTGATTCTCGCAAGGTCTACAATCGCGCTGTGGTACCACCTAGAGTTAATAATCGTTTCAGACCACTTTTCGTTAAGTCACATATCGATCTTATGCATGAATTTGATAGTAAAAGGGGTGGACCTAGACCTGGTCACGTATCTGATACGACTAGGAACATAAGGCCATTGAGGGATTTGGATGTTAGACATCGTCGTGTTATTCGTGACTACGATAAGAGGCGCTCAAGTCCTCGCGGGCCAGGTACAGACGCCGCTCATAACAGACGTGTAGGATCTTATAATCGTGGTAGTTCACCTGATGTTTCATCAGATAGCCTACCATCGGAGGAGAGTCCCCGTAGTGCCAGTCTTGAGTCTTTAATTGACCATTCTGAGATTTTAAGTGACACTAGTGCCGTATATGATGCGTTGGTAGTTATCCGCGAGGCTTTATCGGGTGTGAAGCTAGTGTTGCCTAGTATATTTCGCGTGCGTAACGGATTTAAGCTACGGCCAGATGAGGAGTCTATGATATCGACTGTTGAGGAAGTATTTCGTTATCTTTTGTTTGTACATGTTGCCAGTGCTCATGATGCGCATCCTATATTTTCAGAGCAAAAGAAAAGTGTTCGGTCGATATCCATGGTCACCCCCTTGATACGTTTCGTCGGGGATCGTTCCAACATATCGGTAGTGAACGTGGGTGACCTCGGTAATACATTGGATTTGCGCCCACTGCGATACAATCCTAATTGGTTCGTTGTAAATTGGGATGAGAGTATCCAGGGTGGCGGATCACCTGTTGCGGCACATGGTAGTCCATGTTACGTCAGGAGCTTTGGCAACGCTCCTGTTGACCGTAGCCACTGTGTCCTTTTACGCGGTATCAGTGTAAAGGTGTTCGAATCACTGCTTAAAGAAGTGAATGTAATGTGCAAATCCGGCTCAACTTCAAGGCAGCGTGTATTGCGTGCATTGGGTTATTATGCCCTGTTTTGTGAAGATGACAGCTTCATCACTCTGGCCACTTCCGTTATCAGTACCCTGGATATAGCTCTGCAGGTAGAGTTTTACCGTGAAATAGCCCAGGTACTTGATACATCGCGTTATAATATAGGCAGTTTTTATATGGAGCGCTATTTAGAGCGCATTTTACCCATGTGTTTGGCGATACCGAATCCAGATGCATGGTCACCCAGTATAAAGTCGATAATGCAGTCAGTGGACACCCTGCGCCTGGGTTCGCGCAGCTCCGGCAGTGTGGCTACGCTGCTGCGTATGCTAAAGAGCTGGTGCAATGTCTTTGTGTTTTGCGAGGATAGTTGCATGGCGGTCTTCAGTAAATGTATCCAGCTAGTAGTCCAATCAGCCGATGACTCCCGGATAGTAGTTCGCGGCGCAGCCGCTGACCTCGCCGTACAGATTTGGCTCAATCCTCGTGGTAAGGAGGCGATGCTCAAGCATATAGGTTACGAAACAGTGCGCATCCTAGGCTGTGTATCGGGGGTACAGTCAATCAAGTTTAATATATGGTCAGATTTACTGTCACCGGACTCTGGAGGTACTTTACACCTCGAGAGGGCGCTAGCTCGTGGAGGTCAGCATGACGCCGTATACACGTCCCTGCATAGTGAGGAGGCTAAGTTCCTAACTGCGATGCTGGCTGCAGACCATGATGTAATCCCATATCTCATGGACTGGTACCTGCGTAAGTACTGCAAAGTTACGAAAACCGTGCTGGCACTGGAGAAAATAGCTATTATTATTAGGTTTGCTATAACAGTCTATCCCAGTATTGAGCGCAGTGGCGTATCTCACGCGAGTGCCAATGTTGGTGTCTTCTGCTGCTGGATGCTGGGCATAGCCATTGGCTGCAGTGTTGGCAGCGGGTGCCTGGAGCTGGCTAACGTTAAGATGGCGCTGTTCGTTGACTGGTTGTTTTTCAACTACCAGTATAACTCTAGCATCATAAGGCTGTGCTGCGGCCCCGATGCAGGTGCCCAGTTTGCACTTGTGTTGTCCGGCATGTACGTATGCCGCAGGTTACTCGTGAAGGAGCTTGCCAAATGCATCTACGCCATGACTAGGTCTGATATTGCAGACAACGAGCACTGCGCGCGTCTGGGCACATTGCTTGGCGCAAGTGCCGTCCTTGGGTTTGCTTGTAACACTGCAGTCGACACTTTCAAACGCCTGATTGACTATCTGTTGAACGCTATATTGCATTACCATTCCGAGGTTGGAATAGTTGCTGTCGGTGTCATGTCGTCTATATTCTTGGTATCGGTGCTTGACTTGCCAAAGACTGGATATACTTCCATCAGTCTACAAAGGGCCTTGCGTACCACGTTGTTAGGGCGTATGTGCACGGCGCTGGATATCTTTTTGGAAGGTACCGAGGTGCACATATCGCAAGTGGAGGATCTGGAAACTGTATACTTGATGCAGCCCAAATCTAAACTTGAGCCGCTTAACGACACGTACACTATGGTGGCAGCCGTTAACGAAACGCGTACCCAGGGGTGTTATGACAGTATGCTCAAAGATATACTGTTACAGTGCTATGCCATGGTACTTGAGTATGTGATCAACTGGGATTCCCTACTTGCCGTGTACCAGGGTAACCACTTGACTTCAGATACCCTACGGGCAAACTACGAGATGCAGCAGATTGAAGCTGCGCAGTGCCCACGCCTGTACACTAACGTCAGCATGTTCAACTCAGAGGTTGAGTACGACAGCATCCAGGAGTTTACCAGGCAATCGGGTGAAAGTAGCGATCTAAGCGAAATGGTTAGCAGCAGCTCGTTAAGTGATATTAGCACTGACTTCGAGGACGACATGAGTCCACAAGATATCGGTGAAATCGCAATTGAAAACCTAGCTTCATGCGGTTGGGGCTTTAACAAACAGGCTCCTGTAGGTGAAAATGCAGTGGACCTCGACCCCGGTATGCAAAGCTCGGAACTTAGGCAAATTGTGCAAGACTACGTCCACAGCTCAATGGACGATGTTAACAAGGATTACGCACGTGATAAGCTGTATATGTACCTAAAGCAAGGTCTACGCACGGGGCCGCCGAATTATTGTATACTACTGGATCCACTGTACTCCCTTAAAATCGTACATCCCCAGGGTGCACTTGAATTCCCTTACCACGTGGCCAATGCCATTGATGTAATAGTGTCCTATTTAATGGAAACCGCACTGCAGTGTCTGGAGGATGATGTCAACAAAGGCGCCAGTGTGGACAGCATCCTGTTCAAGGAGTGGGTAGTCCACATATTCAATGTCTTTATTAGACTTTTTGTATCGCTCTATTTAGCGGGTGAACTCGGATTATTGTGGGAGTTGCTGTACTACATGGGCGCCCTGACCAACGCAGTTGAGCAGTGGAATGGCGATGATGACGTGGGATTCAATCTGCGTAAACGAACGCTAGTTGCCACTACTCTAGTTGTAAACACACTGGACTCCATTGCCTCCGTGCAGGGGACACACCGTGATGCTGTAGTCGAACATGCCATAGGGCATGTGGTACAATGGCTGGAATCTCAGTCGAGTgaagatatatccattgtaATGGGTGCTTTAGTGCCTCTGCGGTACACTCTGCAGGCAATATTCAAGAACTCATACGAGCATTTGGGTAGCCTGGCTGCCGTGTTCACGCTCATGGTGACGCTAACACCGATATCCACTATCTCAGTACTCCTGCCAAAGGGGTTCAACGTATTCCGAAATGGATGGCTGGACTCCGTGGATTCCAGTGCGTACCTGCAAAGTGTACTGGGCGGCCGTATGGGCGGGCCCTTGCGCAAAAGACAGTGCTTCATATGCTGGCAGCTGGTATGCCGCATGTTCGAGCAGTGCTTCGCCACTGATCGTATGAATGAAGTATTAAACCGTGATCGAGGGTTCCTGCAAGTAGCCAAACAGAGTCATAACCAACGCAATATAGGGCGTGTACGGTACTTCACGGCGGAGGACACAGAACCTGAAGAGCGTGTGCCAGGGTGCCTCCTAGGGTCCACGAGTAGCCTAAGGAATAACTTCATGAAGTATCAGCGTGGGTACACATTTGAAAATGAATTGTTTAGTAACGAACGTATAGGTACGATATCCGCGGGACTCCTGGATGCCGTACGTGAAGGTGAATTGAGTATCATGCAAATAGCAATATTCTCGTCATTTCCCATACTGGTACACACAATACCTACAGTCCCAGCGCTGTGCGACGTTGTGGACGCAGCGTCGCTACTGTGGAACCGTAAGCGCTACGATACCGTAGCAGCACGCTTCATGAGCGATATGCTAGCAGCACTCATATCATCATGGCTCACACGTTTTCCACACCTAATTGGACAATTCAAACACAGGTTTGATCTGCTGCCCAAGGCCATAGACCAACTTATATCGCGATACACAAATGCTGGCACAGTACAATTCACCTTCAACAGTACAATTGTAAAGGTGCGCGTGGAGCACCTGGCACTGCTAAAGGACTCACTATGA